The stretch of DNA GGTGCTGCCCCGGACCGGCGGCGCACGGCGTTCCGAGCGGGCGCTGTGGCTGCGCGCGCCGTTCCGTCGGCTGAAGCGGCTGATCGGGCTGTAGCGCCCCGGCCGTCCCGGGGTCCGGACGGTCAAATTCTGCGTCGCGTCGCGCGGCGGCATACCGTGGTCCCATGGCTGACACCACCAACGACGCCGGGATCGGCGCGCGCATCAAAGAGCTGGTCGCCGAGGAGCACCGGCTGCGGTCGCACCCGAACCCCACCCCCGAGGACCTGACCACGCTCAAGAGCACGGAGAACGAGCTGGACCAGTGCTGGGACCTGCTGCGGCAGCGGCGGGCCAAGCAGGAGACCGGCGGGAACCCGTCGGACGCCAGGGCCCGCGCGGTCGGCGAGGTCGAGGGCTACCTGCAGTAAGGCTGCCTGCGACAGACGACAGGGCGGCCCGGCGCTGATGCGCCGGGCCGCCCTTTTCAGTTCCCCGTTCCCCGTTACCCGTTCCCCCGTTCCCCCCACTGTCCCCCAGCCGGGCGGCTCCCCTCTCAGGCCTCCGTGATCGCGCTCGCGACCGTCTGCCGTGCCGCCCGGCGGGCCGGCACGACCGCGGCCAGGACCCCGGCCAGCGCGCCCGCCACGACGTAGATCAGCAGCTGGGTGTACGGGATCGCCAGGGCGCCGGCGCCGGTGGCCTTGGCCACCAGGTGCACCAGGGCCCAGCCGAAGCCGCCGCCCATCACGATCCCGAGCGAGACCCCCAGCACCGCCATCAGCATCGCCTCGACCATCAGCATCCGGCGCAGCTGCTGCCGGGTCAGGCCCAGCGCGCGCAGCAGGGCGCTCTCGCGGGTGCGCTCGAGGACCGACAGCGACAGGGTGTTGGCGATGCCGATCAGGGCGATCAGGATCGCCAGCCCCAGCATCGCGGTGAACATCGCGAGGATCTGGTTCAGGCTGCTGTTCAGCTGGTTCTTGTAGTCCGCGACGCTGTTCACGGTCAGCAGCGGGTCGCCGTCCACCGCGGCCTCGATCGCGGCCCGGGACGCGGCCGGCGACACGCCGGGCCTGGCCACCATGCTGACCGAATCCGGGCCCTTCGACGGCTGCAGCCGCTGGAAGTCCGGCACCGACACCGCCACGTCGGGCATGCCGATCCCGCTGTCCTCGTAGGTGGCCACGACCTTCAGCGTCACGGTTCCGCCGTCGGCCGCGGTCGCCGTGACCGTCTGTCCGACGGCCGTGTGCAGGGACGCGAGCTGGTTCTCCTGCAGCCCCACGGTGCCCGGGACGACGTCGCCGATCGAGCCCTGCTTCATGATCGGGTTGATCAGCTTGCCGTAGCCGACCGCGTCGATCGCGCCGGTGTGCTCCGAGCGGCCGTTGACCGTGATCTTGCCGTCGTACTCGGCGGCGACCGTGCCCAGCTCCGGCAGGGCCTTGAGCTTGGCCACGGCGTCGGCCGGGACCGCGCGGTCCTGGTCGGCGACCACCTGGTAGTCGAACGGGAAGTGCTGCTTGATGGAGTCCGTGGCCGAGGCCTTGATGGAGGCGGTGACCACGGTGAACATCGTCACCAGCGTGATGCCGATGGTGAGCGCGGCGGTGGTGGCGGCGACCCGGCGCGGGTTGCGGCCGGCGTTGGCCGTGGCCAGCCGGGCCGTCGGGCCGAAGGCCTTGCCGGGCAGCCAGCCCAGCACCCGGATCACCGGCGAGGCGATCACCGGGCCGAGGGCCAGCACGCCGACGAAGGTCACCATGGCCCCGACGGTCAGGACCATGAATCCGGTGCTGCGGTCCTGGTTCTGCATCCCCAGGTAGCCGACGGCGAGGCCGGCGGCGGCGATCAGCAGGCCGACGGTGACGCGGACCCGCCCGGCCTTGCGGGTCACCCGGGTCTCCCCGAGCTGCGCCGACAGCGCCTGCACCGGCGCCACGCGGGTGGCGGCGCGGGCCGGCAGCACCGCCGACCCGACGGTGAGCAGCAGGCCCAGGCCGATCGAGTACAGCGCCGCGCTCGGGTTGACGACCAGGTGGTCCGTCGGCGTGTTCATCCCGGCCGCGTTGAGCAGCGCGGACAGGCCCTTGGACAGCCCGATGCCGGCGAAGAAGCCGGCGGTGGACGCCAGCGCGCCGAAGACGAAGGCCTCGATGAGGGTGCTGCCGAACACTTGGCGGCGGGTGGCCCCGACGCAGCGCAACAGCGCCAGCTCGCGGGCCCGCTGCGCGACCAGGATCTGGAAGGTGTTCTGGATGACCAGCGCCGACACCAGCGCGGCGATGATGGCGAAGACGAGCAGGAACGTGCCGAAGCCGCTGGTGTATCCGGTGGCCTTGTCGGCCAGTTCGGTCTGGAGCTGCGCGCCGGTGTAGAAGGTGGCGCCGCTACCGTCCAGGACCGGCAGGTCCTTGAGCTCGGTGACGAGATGGTCCTGGCTCACGTCGGCCTTGGCGCGCACGGCGATCTGGTCGTACCCGGCGCTGCCGGTGACCTTCAGCGCGGTGGCGGTGTCGAAGCCGACGACCGATTCCCCGGCGTAGGTCTTGTCGGTGCTGGTGTCGAAGATGCCGACCAGGCGGAAGCTCTCCCGCTGGTCGCCGTGGTCGATCACGGTCACCTGGTCGCCCACGGCGAAGTGCTTGTCGTCGGCTGTGGACTTGTCCATGGCGACCTCGCCGGCGGCGGCCGGGGCGCGGCCGGAGGCGAAGTCGAAGTAGCCGAGCTTGGTGTCGGTCGGGAAGGAGACGCCGACCCCGGTGCCCCCGTTCTCCTTGACCAGCTTGCCGGTCTTGTCCAGCACCGGCGCCGGGCCCAGGACCCGGCCCTCGGCCGAGGCGACGTCCGGCAGGTTCCGGATCGCGTCCAGCGCCGCCGGGTCGACCGTCTTCTTGTCCTGCTGGTTCTCGATGCTGGAGACCTGCAGGCCGCCGGCCGGGGTGACGGCGGCGTCGACGTTCTTGGCCTGCCGGGCGAAGCTGTCGAAGAAGGACTGCTTGATGGAGTCGGTGAAGATCAGGGTGCCGGCGACGAAGCCGACGCCGAGCAGCACGGTGATCGAGGACAGGAGCATGCGGGCTTTGTGGGCCCGCAGGTTGGCCAGGGCCGTCTTCAGCATCGCGGTCTCACTCCCCGGCCGCGACGCGGTCCGGCCGGATCATGCGCAGCTGCGCCGTCACCGAGTCCGGAGTCGGGGACAGCACGTCGCCGCGCATGATGCCGTCCGCGAGGAACACCACCCGGTCGGCCGCGCAGGCCGCGGTGGTGTCGTGGGTGACCATCACGACGGTCTGGCCCAGCTCGCGCACGCTCATCCGCAGGAACGCCAGCACCTCGGCGCCGGACCGGGAGTCCAGGTTCCCGGTCGGCTCGTCGGCGAACACCACCTCCGGCCGGCTCATCAGCGCCCGGGCGCAGGCCACCCGCTGCTGCTGGCCGCCGGAGAGCTCGCCGGGGCGGTGCTTGAGCCGACCGCCCAGGTCCAGGACCCCGATCACCTGGTCCCACCACTGCTTCGGCGGCTTCAGGCCGGCCAGGTCCAGCGGCAGCAGGATGTTCTGCTCGGCGGTGAGCGTGGGCAGCAGGTTGAAGGACTGGAAGATGAAGCCGATCCGGCGGCGGCGCAGCAGCGTCAGGGCCTTGTCGTTCAGCTTGGTCAGCTCCACCCCGCCGATCTGCACCGAGCCGGACGAGGCGGTGTCCAGGCCCGCCAGGCAGTGCATCAGCGTGGACTTGCCGGACCCGGACGGGCCCATGATCGCGGTGAACTCCCCCTGGCCGAAGCCGACGGTGACGCCGTCCAGGGCGCGGACCGCGGTGGCGCCGGAGCCGTAGGTCTTGACGAGGTCGCGCGCGAGGACCGCGTAGCCGCTCGGCACGGACTCGGGGCTTTCTCTCAACGCTCGGGTGGTGGCGGACATGGAAACCCCTCCGGAAAACGTGGTGTGGGCGCTGCTGTTCGTGTGGGTGGGCGGGCGCTTCAGGCCCAAGAAAACGGTAGGGATCAAGGGGGGTCCCGGTCGTCGGCCGACGGGCTTGTCCCGGGGTAGTCGCCTGGCGGTGGTCCGGGCCGGCCGCGTACGACTCGAGGCTGGGGGGTGGCTGCGACTTCAGTCGCGCCGGGCCCGGGGGTCGGGCACTTGACCTGCGAGGACGCCAGTGGCGCCGGAAGGCCCGGCAGAAGGCCGGACGTTCTGGTCCCGCGCCACTCGTCCGAGTGATCTCGGCCGCGAAGGCGCTGATCACGTCGCCCGCCCGGGCTTACGCTCAGGGCGCTGCCGACTCCGGGAGGGACCATGCGACGGTGTCAGCATTCCTGCGGCTGCGAGGGGAACGCGGTCGGGCGCGACCCCGACAGCGGCCTGCTGTTGTGCGCGGCGTGCCTGGGGCGCTCGATCCTGGGGACGGACTGCTCGCGGGCGCGCAAGTACTTCGGGCACCGGCCGGTGCGGTTCGTGAACGCGGCCTGGACCGAACCGCCGCCGCTGCGGAACGGGGACCGGTCGCGGGTGCCGGAGGGGTTCGAGATGTTCCTCACCGTGCGGACCGAGCCGGGGGCGGCGGCCTGGGACTTCCTGCCGCTGGCCCGCGTCGGGGCCGGCGCGGCGACCAATCCGCAGCGTCCGCCGAAGGATCCGCCGCCCGGACCGCTCCCGCCGCCGCCCGCGCGGCCGGTGCAGCCCAATCCGCCGCGCCGTTGAGGGATTCCGACACCTGTTCGACCGGCCGCCCGAAGGCTAGCCTCACGGACAATCAAAGCTCTCATTCGCAGGGGTGGACGTGACGAGCGAGTCGGGCGGCTCGGAGACCGGCGGCGACCGGTACCGCGGCCGGTTCGCCAGGCACGCCAAGGCGGCGGCGGTGGTCCTGGCCGGGATCGTCGCCCTGTTCACCGCGGTCGGCGGCATGATCGCCCTGGTGTGCCGCGACCCCGAGGGCGACCCGGCGTCGGCGGTGACCACGACCGTGGCCGGCGTCCAGGACACGGTCGCGCCGAGTCCGACGGCCGGTCCCACGCCCGCGCCGACGTCCAGCAGCGCGCAGGCGGTGACCCTCCGGGGCGCTCCCCCGGCGCCGGCCCCGCAGTGGGAGGGCGACGTCCGGGTCGACGCGCTCGGGTACTCGCTGGCCACCGTCCCGCCGAGCCCGGACCAGTCCGGCCGCCCCGACATCAGCGCCGCGTTCGACGGGACCGTCTTCGCCGGGCTGGGAGCCGCGCGGTGGACGGCGACGGCCGCGCCGAGCCCGAGGGCGTGCGCGCCGTTGATACTGGCGCAGAACATGACGCACGTGACGGCCGTGCCGGGCGACGTGTACTGCGTCCGCGTGGCCCACAGCACCCGGAACCCCGGGAACCAGTACGCGGCGGTGCTCATCATCGCGCAGGGACGGGACTCGACGGACTTCCCCTACCTCCGGATCCATGCCACGGTGTGGCCGGACCAGCAGTGAAGGCGCGGCGTTAATCGCCGCCGAACTGATGGACGCGTACAACGCGATAGCCGAAGACGACGAGCCGCTGAGCCTGGAGCTCCTCCCCGAGATCCGCGAGAGCGACGCCGCCGGCATCCCCCGCTCGAGGTCTTCGCCCGCTTCACCGTGACCGAGCACGCGGCACCGGGACGGCCCGGCGACCCCGACGTCAGGCTGCTGATCTGCACCCCCACCGGCGCACCGGGGCCCCGTCCGGCGATCTACTACTCGTTCGGCGGCGGCATGTTCAGCGGCGACCACCGCCACCGCCCGAACGTCGACCCCCTGCTCGACATCGCGCCCCTCGACGACCTCCGCACCGGCCTGCTCTGGACCGCCGACCACGCCGCCGACCTGGGCATCGACCCGCAGCGCATCATCATCGCCGGCACCAGCGCCGGCGGCGCCCTGACCGCCGCACTGGCCCTGACGGTCCGCGACCAGGGCGGACCGCGCCTGCTCGGCCAGCTCCTGATGTCACCGATGCTCGACGACCGCAACGACAGCCCCTCGATGCACCGCATGGAAGGCATCGACATCTGGGACCGCACCACGAACGGCTTCGGCTGGAGCGCACTGCTCGGCTCGACCTGCGGCGCCCCGGACGTCTCCCCGTATGCCGCACCCGCCCGCGCCACCGACTTGTCGGGCCTGCCTCCGACCTACCTCGACACCGGCTCCGCCGAATCCCTCCGCGACGAGATCACCGACTATGCCACCCGCATCTGGGCCGCCAGCGGTGCGGCGGAGCTGCACATCTGGTCCGGCGGCTTCCACTGCTTCGACAAGGTCGTGCCCGAGTCGCGGGTCAGCCGGGCGGCGGTGGAGGCGCGGCACGCCTGGATCGGGCGGTTGCTGGCGGGGTAGCCCGGTTTCCCGGGCCGGACTGTCACCGTACAAAGAGAGCCGCTGAGGGGACTCGAACCCCTAACCGCCTGTTTACAAGACAGGTGCGCTGCCAATTGCGCCACAGCGGCCGGACCGGATGACCGGCACGCCGATCTGATCCGCCGCCATGGTACCCAACCGGGCGGGTGTTGCCCCAGTCCGTTTCGCCGTCTGCCACCATTGACGGATGTCCAGCACCCAGAATCGCCTCATCGCCGCCTGTGACGGCGCCACCAAAGGGAACCCCGGTCCGTCGGCGTGGGCGTGGGTCCTGGCCGATGCGGACGGGACTGTCCTGCGGTGGCGGTCGGGGCCTTTGGGGCACGCGACCAACAACATCGCAGAGCTGACCGCTCTGCGGGAGCTGCTGGTGGAGGTCGGGGTCGGGGCCCGGGTGGAGGCTCGGCTGGACTCCCAGTACACGATCAACGCCGTGACCAAGTGGCTGCCCTCCTGGAAGAAGAACGGGTGGATGACCGCCGGGAAGAAGCCGGTGGCCAACGCCGACCTGATCCGGGAGATCGACGCCCTGCTGGGGAGCCGTGACGTCGTGTTCGTGCACGTCGCGGCACACCAGGTGAACGGCGACCCGTACAACGACCTCGCCGACCGGGCCGCGAGCGCCAGCGCGATCAGCCAGCAGGCGCTGGCCGGGTCGGACGCCTCGCAGGTGCCGGGGACCCCGGACCGGCCCGCCGGGAGCGGCCGGGCGAGCGGCGGTGGCGGCGCCAAGAGCAGCAGCAAGAGCAGCAGTGGCGGTGGCGGTGGCGGTGGCGGTGGCGGTGGCGACGCCAAGCCGAGGAAGGCCTTCACCATCCAGGCCAAGTTCGCCGGCACCTGCTCCTGCGGCCAGGGCTACGACGCCGGCGAGAAGATCACCAAGCTCGACAGCGGCCGCTGGGGCCATCCCGCCTGCGCGTGATCAGGGAAGGGTGATCGGGCAGGGGTGATCGGGCAGCGCTGGCCAGCAAGCCGCCGCTGGCCATAGCGCAGCCGAGCCAACGCAGGCCAACGCCCGGCCGTAGCCGGCCAAGCCGCCGCCGGCCGCCCCCGACACCACCCCCAACACCGACGGCGGCCGAGGCCCCAGCCCCGACCGCCGTCGTCGTCATCATCACCGCCGAACCGCTAACCGCTACCGGCCCGGCGTCACCGCACTCACTCCGCGGGCACCTGGACCGTCCGCACCTCGCCGTCGCCGAGGTGCAGCAGCGCGCGCCCGGGCTGGATCTGGCCGCCGACCTGGCCGCGGCTGATGCGCACGCCGATCAGGTCGCCGTCCATCGGCGACTGCGGCGACAGGAGCGCGCCGCGCCGGCCGCGGCGGGCGTCCACGTGCCAGCCGCTGAAGCCGGTGTTCAGGTCCTCGGCGCTGCCCGCGACGACCAGGGCCTGGGCGCGGTCGCCGCCCTGGTTGATCACTTCGCGCAGCAGGGTGCCGGCCGGGGCCTCCTTCAGCATCTCCGCGTCGTCGATCAGGACGCAGACCGGGTGGCCGCCCGCGCTGTCCAGGGCCGTGCGCAGCTCGTCCTCGCCGAGGTCGGAGTTCTCGAAGACGGCCAGGACGCCGCGCTCGCCGGCCATCTTGCGCAGCGGCGAGTTGCGCGGGGCCACCAGGATCACCTGCGAGCCCTGGACCACCAGGGTGCGGGCCATCATCACCAGCATCGTCGAGCGGCCGGACTTCGGCGGCCCGGCGATCACGAAGGCCGGCACGCCGTCGCCGAGGTCGGGACCGGCGCCGATGAGCTCGTCGCCGCCGACGCCGGCCAGCGCCCACAGCGGCCGGCCCTGCGAGGCCTCGTCGCGCAGCTCCCAGGCCTCGGCCAGGGAGATGCGGTTGGGCAGCACGTCGACCCGGAACGGGCGGCGGGCGCGCGGGATCTGCGCGTCGCGGGCCCGGGCCTGCTCGGCGATCGCCGCCAGGGCCGCGGCCTGCGCCTGGCCGGAGCCGTCCGGCGTCAGCAGCGCGACCTGGGTCTCCAGGCCGGACTCCGAGCGGAAGGCGCGGCCGGTGGCGATCTCGTCCGGGATCTTGCGCGGGTGCAGGCCGATGAGGCCGAAGTCGGACTTGTCCGGGAGCCGGAAGGACATCTTGTCCTCGGTCAGCGAGGCCACCCGGCCGGAGAGCACCAGGCGGTCGCCGGTGGCGATGACGTGCACGCCGGCGCCCTGGCCCTCACGCATGATCTTCATGATCTGGTCGGTCAGCACCCCGCCGTCGATCTCGCCGAGCGAGCCCAGGAAGCCGTCCCAGCGGTCCAGGAACACGATGATGTGCGGCAGCCTCTGGTCCGCCGGCACCGACATGCGCTGCTCGACGATGCCCGCGTAGCCCTGCGAGGCCAGCTTCTCCTGGCGGTCGGTGATCTCCTGCATCAGCCGGTTGATCAGCCGGGTGGCCCGCTCGGCCTGCTGCCGCTGCACCACCGCGCCGCAGTGCGGCAGCGCGGTCAGCGGGAGCAGGGCGCCGGAGCCG from Catenulispora sp. GP43 encodes:
- a CDS encoding ribonuclease H — protein: MSSTQNRLIAACDGATKGNPGPSAWAWVLADADGTVLRWRSGPLGHATNNIAELTALRELLVEVGVGARVEARLDSQYTINAVTKWLPSWKKNGWMTAGKKPVANADLIREIDALLGSRDVVFVHVAAHQVNGDPYNDLADRAASASAISQQALAGSDASQVPGTPDRPAGSGRASGGGGAKSSSKSSSGGGGGGGGGGGDAKPRKAFTIQAKFAGTCSCGQGYDAGEKITKLDSGRWGHPACA
- a CDS encoding DUF2630 family protein, with translation MADTTNDAGIGARIKELVAEEHRLRSHPNPTPEDLTTLKSTENELDQCWDLLRQRRAKQETGGNPSDARARAVGEVEGYLQ
- a CDS encoding alpha/beta hydrolase, coding for MTEHAAPGRPGDPDVRLLICTPTGAPGPRPAIYYSFGGGMFSGDHRHRPNVDPLLDIAPLDDLRTGLLWTADHAADLGIDPQRIIIAGTSAGGALTAALALTVRDQGGPRLLGQLLMSPMLDDRNDSPSMHRMEGIDIWDRTTNGFGWSALLGSTCGAPDVSPYAAPARATDLSGLPPTYLDTGSAESLRDEITDYATRIWAASGAAELHIWSGGFHCFDKVVPESRVSRAAVEARHAWIGRLLAG
- a CDS encoding ABC transporter permease, whose amino-acid sequence is MLKTALANLRAHKARMLLSSITVLLGVGFVAGTLIFTDSIKQSFFDSFARQAKNVDAAVTPAGGLQVSSIENQQDKKTVDPAALDAIRNLPDVASAEGRVLGPAPVLDKTGKLVKENGGTGVGVSFPTDTKLGYFDFASGRAPAAAGEVAMDKSTADDKHFAVGDQVTVIDHGDQRESFRLVGIFDTSTDKTYAGESVVGFDTATALKVTGSAGYDQIAVRAKADVSQDHLVTELKDLPVLDGSGATFYTGAQLQTELADKATGYTSGFGTFLLVFAIIAALVSALVIQNTFQILVAQRARELALLRCVGATRRQVFGSTLIEAFVFGALASTAGFFAGIGLSKGLSALLNAAGMNTPTDHLVVNPSAALYSIGLGLLLTVGSAVLPARAATRVAPVQALSAQLGETRVTRKAGRVRVTVGLLIAAAGLAVGYLGMQNQDRSTGFMVLTVGAMVTFVGVLALGPVIASPVIRVLGWLPGKAFGPTARLATANAGRNPRRVAATTAALTIGITLVTMFTVVTASIKASATDSIKQHFPFDYQVVADQDRAVPADAVAKLKALPELGTVAAEYDGKITVNGRSEHTGAIDAVGYGKLINPIMKQGSIGDVVPGTVGLQENQLASLHTAVGQTVTATAADGGTVTLKVVATYEDSGIGMPDVAVSVPDFQRLQPSKGPDSVSMVARPGVSPAASRAAIEAAVDGDPLLTVNSVADYKNQLNSSLNQILAMFTAMLGLAILIALIGIANTLSLSVLERTRESALLRALGLTRQQLRRMLMVEAMLMAVLGVSLGIVMGGGFGWALVHLVAKATGAGALAIPYTQLLIYVVAGALAGVLAAVVPARRAARQTVASAITEA
- a CDS encoding ABC transporter ATP-binding protein codes for the protein MSATTRALRESPESVPSGYAVLARDLVKTYGSGATAVRALDGVTVGFGQGEFTAIMGPSGSGKSTLMHCLAGLDTASSGSVQIGGVELTKLNDKALTLLRRRRIGFIFQSFNLLPTLTAEQNILLPLDLAGLKPPKQWWDQVIGVLDLGGRLKHRPGELSGGQQQRVACARALMSRPEVVFADEPTGNLDSRSGAEVLAFLRMSVRELGQTVVMVTHDTTAACAADRVVFLADGIMRGDVLSPTPDSVTAQLRMIRPDRVAAGE